The following proteins come from a genomic window of Nostoc sp. ATCC 53789:
- a CDS encoding tellurite resistance TerB family protein — protein sequence MSKRKLPKGRSISSVALEPEVAIAILGLFSAAADGEGISSTEEYALSEFLSRVDLFEDYSEEDFEELTEKVVSLIEEEEPEDLIAQSIESLPNRGYREAAYITAILVVGIDEEVPEAEQDYISELQEALKISDERAQELIDAVFGEDEEEEE from the coding sequence ATGTCTAAACGCAAGTTGCCCAAAGGTCGTAGTATTAGTTCAGTTGCTCTAGAACCAGAAGTTGCGATCGCAATCCTTGGACTATTTTCCGCAGCAGCCGATGGTGAAGGTATTTCTTCAACAGAAGAATATGCTTTAAGTGAATTTCTGAGTCGGGTTGACTTATTTGAAGATTACTCTGAAGAAGACTTTGAAGAATTGACCGAAAAAGTTGTCAGCTTGATTGAAGAAGAAGAACCAGAAGATTTAATCGCTCAGTCCATCGAATCCTTACCGAATAGAGGTTATCGGGAAGCTGCATATATCACAGCTATCTTAGTGGTGGGGATTGATGAGGAAGTACCCGAAGCGGAACAAGATTATATCTCTGAGCTTCAGGAAGCCTTAAAGATTTCAGACGAGCGGGCACAAGAACTGATAGACGCAGTGTTCGGGGAAGATGAAGAGGAAGAGGAGTAA
- a CDS encoding MFS transporter encodes MFPTEPAAVNNGFGALLKNRGFMLLWIGQLVSQLADKVFFVLMIALLENYSPLPGLAQNSMYSTLMLSFTIPAILFGSAGGIFVDRLPKKLIMVGSDVVRGILTLCLPLLPRQFLILLILTFAISTVTQFFAPAEQAAIPLLVKRENLLAANALFTSTMMGALIVGFAIGEPILSLAKSWMGEEYGQELVVGGLYILSAAIMQPIKFKEPKRPREHRASNNPWAEFTESLRYLKKNPLILNAMLQLTTLYCVFAALTVLTIQLAEEFGLKEKQFGFFLAAAGVGMVFGAAILGHWGDKLHHKPLPLIGFLMMALVLGVFTFTHNLLLALGLCAFLGIGAALIGVPMQTLIQQQTPSTMHGKVFGFQNHAVNIALALPLAITGPLTDVLGLRTVLVGMSVVVVVVGVWAWKNTRNVLQDVI; translated from the coding sequence ATGTTTCCAACTGAACCAGCTGCTGTTAATAACGGGTTTGGCGCACTGCTAAAAAACCGTGGTTTTATGCTCCTGTGGATTGGGCAACTGGTGTCCCAGTTAGCAGATAAGGTTTTCTTCGTTTTGATGATTGCTCTGCTGGAGAACTATTCACCGCTTCCTGGCTTGGCACAAAACTCGATGTACTCAACTTTGATGCTGTCATTTACAATACCAGCAATTTTGTTCGGCTCTGCTGGTGGTATCTTTGTTGACCGCTTGCCAAAAAAGCTAATTATGGTTGGCTCAGATGTTGTGCGGGGAATATTAACGCTGTGTCTTCCCTTGTTACCAAGACAGTTTCTGATTCTATTAATCCTGACTTTTGCCATCTCTACGGTGACGCAATTTTTTGCACCAGCCGAGCAAGCAGCCATTCCCCTGTTGGTGAAACGAGAGAATTTGTTAGCAGCCAATGCGCTGTTTACCAGCACGATGATGGGAGCTTTAATTGTTGGCTTTGCTATCGGAGAGCCTATTTTGAGTTTGGCGAAAAGCTGGATGGGAGAAGAATACGGTCAAGAGCTTGTGGTTGGCGGATTATACATATTGTCGGCTGCAATCATGCAACCGATTAAGTTCAAAGAACCCAAACGACCAAGGGAACATCGGGCATCAAATAACCCTTGGGCTGAATTCACTGAAAGCCTACGCTATCTCAAGAAAAACCCTTTGATCTTGAACGCTATGCTGCAACTGACAACCTTATATTGTGTGTTTGCAGCCTTAACAGTACTAACAATTCAATTAGCTGAAGAGTTTGGTTTAAAAGAAAAACAGTTTGGCTTTTTCTTGGCAGCAGCAGGTGTCGGTATGGTATTTGGTGCGGCGATTTTAGGTCACTGGGGTGATAAATTGCATCACAAACCCTTACCTTTAATTGGATTTTTGATGATGGCACTAGTTTTAGGGGTGTTCACTTTTACGCACAACTTATTACTGGCGCTAGGACTCTGTGCATTTTTGGGTATAGGTGCTGCCCTAATTGGCGTACCCATGCAAACTTTAATTCAACAGCAAACACCATCTACCATGCACGGTAAAGTATTTGGTTTTCAAAATCATGCCGTAAACATCGCTCTGGCGTTACCCCTAGCAATTACTGGGCCATTAACTGATGTGCTGGGCTTGCGAACTGTGCTTGTAGGAATGAGTGTTGTTGTTGTTGTTGTCGGTGTTTGGGCTTGGAAAAATACCCGCAATGTCTTGCAAGACGTAATTTAA
- a CDS encoding ferrochelatase yields MVATPEKVQHTHEHLSGKDRVAVLLMGYGEVESYEDFANYNEQALNLLTAKFAPVPTWIYPPLAKLLALFDRHEWGHTHHDFISPHNAIFEQQRAGIEKNLQEKWGDKVQVFKAFNFCAPFLPNQVLAEIKNQGFEKLLIYPLLVVDSIFTSGIAIEQVNNALVELADGEEHWVKAQRYIPSFFNEPAYIDLMAHLVEEKIAELAGAYLPSQIGIVLMNHGCPHKAKGFTSGIAESEAMYDLVRDKLINRYPLISVGWLNHDTPLIDWTQPNAEQAANNLIQLGAKVVIFMPIGFATENHETLLDVHHIIHALEKQNPGTNYVQMACVNDHPEFLAMVAQWADDHIAELLSEQALAVNPQLAGDHHHHHHHH; encoded by the coding sequence GTGGTTGCCACGCCGGAAAAAGTACAACACACCCACGAGCATCTATCAGGTAAAGACCGTGTAGCCGTACTGCTTATGGGCTACGGCGAAGTCGAAAGCTACGAAGATTTCGCCAACTATAACGAACAGGCTTTAAATCTACTGACAGCAAAGTTCGCACCAGTACCAACCTGGATTTATCCCCCTCTGGCAAAGCTTTTGGCGCTATTTGACCGCCATGAGTGGGGACACACACACCACGATTTTATCTCCCCACACAACGCCATTTTTGAACAGCAACGGGCTGGGATTGAAAAGAATTTACAAGAAAAATGGGGAGATAAAGTTCAAGTTTTCAAAGCTTTTAACTTCTGTGCCCCTTTCCTACCCAATCAAGTCTTGGCAGAAATCAAAAACCAAGGCTTCGAGAAGCTGCTAATTTACCCATTGCTAGTTGTTGATTCTATCTTTACCAGTGGGATTGCGATCGAGCAAGTTAACAATGCTCTCGTTGAGTTGGCTGATGGTGAGGAACACTGGGTTAAAGCACAGCGCTACATTCCTTCTTTCTTCAACGAACCAGCTTACATCGATTTGATGGCTCATCTGGTTGAAGAGAAGATTGCTGAATTAGCAGGAGCTTATCTCCCTTCTCAAATCGGGATTGTATTAATGAATCACGGCTGTCCCCATAAAGCTAAAGGCTTTACTTCTGGGATTGCCGAAAGTGAAGCAATGTATGATTTAGTTCGGGATAAGTTGATTAATCGCTATCCATTAATCTCAGTGGGTTGGCTCAATCATGACACGCCCTTAATTGATTGGACACAGCCAAACGCCGAACAAGCTGCAAACAACCTGATTCAGTTGGGTGCAAAAGTGGTAATTTTTATGCCAATTGGCTTTGCCACAGAAAACCACGAAACTCTATTGGATGTACACCATATCATCCATGCTTTAGAGAAACAGAATCCTGGCACGAACTACGTGCAAATGGCTTGTGTTAATGACCATCCAGAATTTTTGGCAATGGTGGCCCAATGGGCTGATGATCATATTGCAGAGTTGTTGTCAGAGCAAGCTTTGGCAGTTAATCCCCAACTCGCTGGAGATCACCATCATCACCACCATCATCATTAA
- the ilvB gene encoding biosynthetic-type acetolactate synthase large subunit produces the protein MRSRSVSAGESLSQISLPQTENHKQSRPSSPPVVPKRASGGFALLDSLHRHGVDYIFGYPGGAILPIYDDLYKVEATGAIKHILVRHEQGAAHAADGYARATGKVGVCFGTSGPGATNLVTGIATAYMDSIPMIVVTGQVARPSIGTDAFQETDIYGITLPIVKHSYVVRDPKDMARIVAEAFHIASTGRPGPVLIDVPKDVALEEFDYVPVKPGSVKLRGYRPTVKGNPRQINAAIQLITESRRPLLYIGGGAIAAGAHEEIKELAELFNIPVTTTLMGIGGFDEHHPLALGMLGMHGTAYANFAVSDCDLLICVGARFDDRVTGKLDEFASRAKVIHIDIDPAEVGKNRVPEVPIVGDVRNVLVDLLRRCKETGVKATPNQNQEWLNLVNRWREEYPLIVPHHADSISPQEVIVEVSSQAPHAFYTTDVGQHQMWAAQFLKNGPRRWISSAGLGTMGFGLPAAMGAKVAFPDEEVICISGDASFQMCLQELGTLAQYGINVKTIIINNGWQGMVRQWQQAFYGERYSCSNMEVGMPDVELLAQAYGIKGMVISDRSQLKDAIAEMLAHKGPVILNVHVTRDENCYPMVVPGKSNAQMVGLQKRSPKAAAEPVYCSNCNAKNAPNHNFCAECGTKL, from the coding sequence GTGCGTTCACGAAGTGTCTCCGCAGGAGAATCGCTCTCCCAAATTAGTCTCCCACAAACTGAGAATCACAAACAGTCTCGTCCTTCTAGCCCCCCAGTCGTGCCCAAACGTGCATCTGGCGGTTTTGCTCTACTTGATAGCCTTCATCGCCACGGCGTTGATTATATTTTTGGTTATCCTGGTGGGGCAATTCTACCAATTTATGACGACCTGTATAAGGTGGAAGCAACTGGTGCTATTAAGCACATTCTCGTGAGACACGAACAAGGCGCAGCCCACGCCGCAGATGGTTACGCCCGTGCAACTGGCAAAGTAGGAGTATGCTTTGGCACTTCTGGCCCAGGAGCAACTAACTTGGTGACAGGGATCGCCACCGCCTATATGGATTCAATCCCAATGATTGTAGTCACGGGGCAGGTAGCACGTCCGTCCATTGGTACAGATGCGTTTCAGGAAACCGATATTTACGGGATTACGCTACCCATCGTCAAGCACTCTTATGTAGTGCGTGACCCCAAAGATATGGCGCGAATTGTCGCCGAAGCTTTCCACATCGCTAGCACTGGACGACCAGGGCCAGTTTTAATTGATGTCCCTAAAGATGTAGCTTTAGAAGAATTTGACTATGTACCTGTAAAACCAGGTTCAGTAAAATTACGCGGTTATCGTCCCACCGTGAAGGGAAATCCCCGGCAAATTAACGCTGCGATTCAGTTGATTACTGAAAGTCGCCGTCCTCTACTGTATATCGGTGGTGGTGCGATCGCAGCTGGTGCCCATGAAGAAATCAAAGAACTAGCTGAATTATTCAACATCCCTGTCACCACCACCTTAATGGGGATCGGTGGCTTTGACGAACATCATCCCCTAGCTTTGGGAATGTTGGGGATGCACGGCACAGCTTACGCTAACTTTGCCGTTAGTGATTGTGACTTGCTGATTTGCGTCGGCGCTAGATTTGACGATCGCGTTACAGGCAAATTAGACGAATTCGCCTCCCGCGCTAAAGTTATTCACATCGACATCGATCCCGCAGAAGTCGGCAAAAATCGCGTTCCCGAAGTGCCCATCGTTGGCGATGTGCGGAACGTCTTAGTAGACTTGTTGCGTCGCTGCAAAGAAACAGGCGTTAAGGCTACACCTAATCAAAACCAAGAGTGGTTAAATTTAGTTAATCGTTGGCGCGAAGAGTATCCTCTAATAGTGCCGCATCATGCCGACAGCATTTCACCCCAAGAAGTGATTGTAGAAGTGAGTAGCCAAGCACCCCACGCTTTCTACACCACAGATGTAGGACAACATCAAATGTGGGCAGCACAATTCCTCAAAAACGGCCCAAGACGCTGGATTTCTAGCGCGGGTTTAGGAACAATGGGTTTTGGCTTACCTGCCGCAATGGGCGCTAAAGTGGCGTTTCCTGATGAAGAAGTCATTTGTATCAGTGGCGATGCCAGTTTCCAAATGTGTTTACAGGAATTGGGAACACTTGCACAGTATGGAATAAATGTCAAGACAATAATTATCAATAACGGCTGGCAAGGAATGGTGCGCCAGTGGCAGCAAGCCTTCTATGGTGAGCGTTACTCATGCTCCAACATGGAAGTAGGGATGCCAGACGTAGAGTTATTGGCACAAGCTTATGGCATTAAGGGTATGGTAATCAGCGATCGCAGTCAATTAAAAGATGCGATCGCCGAAATGCTGGCACACAAAGGCCCAGTAATCTTAAATGTCCACGTCACCAGAGACGAAAACTGCTATCCAATGGTAGTTCCTGGTAAGAGCAACGCTCAAATGGTCGGCTTGCAGAAGCGATCGCCCAAAGCAGCAGCAGAACCAGTTTACTGTAGTAACTGCAATGCCAAAAATGCTCCTAACCACAACTTCTGCGCTGAGTGTGGGACAAAGTTGTAA